Below is a genomic region from Pedobacter cryoconitis.
GGTGACAGTGCTGAGTTTATGATTGAAATGATCGATATGTTTAAGGTACAAACACCTTTGTATGTGGCAGATCTTGAACAGTCATTTGAGGCTCAGGACTGGGAAAAGATGGCAGGCTATGCTCATAAAATAAAACCTACGCTATCTTACGTAGGCAGGGAAGATGCCCGCGGACATCTCCAGCTCATAGAAAATAACGCACGTGATCTGAAAGATCTTGAGGATATGCCACGTGCATTGAAAGAGTTAAACGAATTTGTAGAGATTCTGTACAGACAGCTTGATGAAGCGAAAGCAGAATTGGCAAAAAGGCTGTAAAGAAATCCTTAAAAAACAAAAAAGCTGTCAGTGAATCCCATGAGATCCGCTGACAGCTTTTTTTATATCAGGTCAATTGATTACAGCTTCGGCACGCGCCTGAAGTGTAATAAAGATAAAGCAATGTAAAGTACCAGTACAAATGGAACCGCAGCGAATTGCAAAAAAGCAACTAATATTGCTGAAAGAATCAGAAATATGAACTTTATTTTATTCGGTTCCCATTTAAATGAACTGAATTTCAAAGAAAAAATCCTGATTTCGCTGGTGAGCAGAAAACTCATGATCACTGTAATGGCCACCAGTAAAACAGAAGAGCCAATCAATGCCGGATAATCTTTCTGGATAAATGGCAGAGACACGATAAA
It encodes:
- a CDS encoding Hpt domain-containing protein → MIDEEKNNSPLDLSYLRDMSGDSAEFMIEMIDMFKVQTPLYVADLEQSFEAQDWEKMAGYAHKIKPTLSYVGREDARGHLQLIENNARDLKDLEDMPRALKELNEFVEILYRQLDEAKAELAKRL